In Rhodothermales bacterium, the following proteins share a genomic window:
- a CDS encoding HNH endonuclease: MAAFEWLRRQVDIRGDVLPRELLRRGFEFEDKRIPLVSPQGIFKPRSLDLPLTITTAPGGPYDDHFGDDGLLRYRYRGTDPEHRDNVGLRQALLDGVPLIYLHGIARSRYLAVWPVYIVGDEPGSLTFSVAVDNAAFVAPTQSAADSASEARRVYVTREVRARLHQRTFRERVIKAYREQCSLCRLRHTELLDAAHIVPDADPHGEPVVRNGIALCKLHHAAFDRFVLGITPEYTVEIREDILHEIDGPMLEHGLKEMHGQQLMLPKRRADRPDRDLLDLRYQKFRSA; this comes from the coding sequence ATGGCCGCTTTTGAGTGGCTACGAAGACAGGTTGATATCCGCGGTGATGTTCTACCGCGCGAGCTGCTCCGGCGTGGATTCGAGTTCGAGGATAAGCGTATCCCGCTGGTCTCCCCGCAGGGGATCTTCAAGCCACGCAGCCTCGACCTGCCGCTGACGATCACGACAGCACCCGGAGGTCCGTACGACGACCACTTCGGCGACGACGGCCTGCTCCGCTACCGGTACCGCGGTACCGACCCGGAACATCGGGATAACGTCGGACTGCGGCAGGCGCTGCTGGACGGCGTGCCACTCATCTACCTGCACGGCATCGCCAGGAGCAGATACCTCGCCGTCTGGCCCGTCTACATCGTCGGCGACGAGCCCGGATCGCTGACGTTCTCGGTGGCCGTAGACAACGCCGCCTTCGTCGCCCCTACCCAGAGCGCGGCCGACTCCGCCTCGGAAGCGCGGCGTGTGTACGTCACGCGCGAAGTTCGCGCCCGCCTGCACCAACGGACATTCCGCGAGCGCGTGATCAAAGCGTACCGCGAGCAGTGCTCGCTCTGCCGCCTGCGCCACACCGAGCTGCTCGACGCAGCGCACATCGTCCCGGATGCCGATCCACACGGTGAGCCTGTCGTGAGAAACGGCATCGCCCTGTGCAAGCTTCACCATGCGGCGTTCGACCGGTTCGTTCTCGGCATCACGCCGGAATACACCGTGGAAATCCGGGAGGATATCCTGCACGAGATCGACGGACCCATGCTGGAGCACGGACTGAAGGAGATGCACGGGCAGCAATTGATGCTACCGAAACGACGTGCAGACCGGCCCGACAGGGACCTGCTCGACCTCAGATATCAGAAGTTTCGGTCGGCGTAG
- a CDS encoding plasmid maintenance system killer protein — protein MILSFADAGTKDVFDGRRTKRALQRCSPELWNVARRKLDHLNQARAIDDLRRPPGNRLEKLKGDRSGQHSIRINARYRICFVWTNFGPAQVDITDYH, from the coding sequence TTGATCCTGTCGTTTGCTGACGCGGGCACTAAAGACGTCTTCGACGGGCGAAGGACGAAGCGCGCGCTCCAGAGGTGTTCACCGGAACTCTGGAACGTCGCTCGTCGCAAGCTGGATCACCTGAACCAGGCGCGCGCCATCGACGACCTCCGAAGGCCGCCCGGAAATCGATTGGAGAAACTGAAGGGAGACCGAAGCGGCCAGCACAGTATCCGCATCAACGCACGCTATCGCATTTGCTTCGTGTGGACGAACTTTGGACCCGCACAGGTCGACATCACGGACTATCACTGA
- a CDS encoding HigA family addiction module antidote protein, which translates to MARLPSHRPPTHPGEMLLEEFLKPLEMTQVELSERIGVSYPRVNEIINGKRGVTPDTALRLAALFRTTPEYWLNGQMNWDLWQAKRSAGEEIGRIRPVKRARP; encoded by the coding sequence ATGGCACGACTCCCCTCCCATCGCCCGCCCACGCACCCCGGCGAGATGCTTCTCGAGGAGTTCCTGAAGCCGCTCGAGATGACGCAGGTCGAGCTGTCCGAGCGCATCGGCGTCTCGTACCCGCGCGTGAACGAGATCATCAACGGCAAGCGCGGCGTAACGCCGGACACGGCACTTCGGCTCGCTGCGCTCTTCCGCACAACGCCCGAATACTGGCTGAACGGTCAGATGAACTGGGACCTGTGGCAGGCGAAGCGGTCGGCCGGAGAGGAGATCGGGCGCATCAGGCCGGTAAAACGGGCGCGGCCGTGA